The Salmonella enterica subsp. houtenae serovar Houten genome has a segment encoding these proteins:
- the dppC gene encoding dipeptide transporter permease DppC gives MSQVTENNVIAAPAPMTPLQEFWHYFKRNKGAVVGLAYVVIVILIAVFANFIAPHNPAEQFRDALLAPPVWQDGGSWAHILGTDDVGRDVLSRLMYGARLSLLVGCLVVVLSLVMGIVLGLVAGYFGGLVDNIIMRVVDIMLALPSLLLALVLVAIFGPSIGNAALALTFVALPHYVRLTRAAVLVEVNRDYVTASRVAGAGAMRQMFVNIFPNCLAPLIVQASLGFSNAILDMAALGFLGMGAQPPTPEWGTMLSDVLQFAQSAWWVVTFPGLAILLTVLAFNLMGDGLRDALDPKLKQ, from the coding sequence ATGTCACAGGTTACTGAAAATAATGTTATTGCCGCACCGGCGCCGATGACCCCGTTGCAGGAGTTCTGGCACTATTTCAAACGCAATAAAGGCGCAGTTGTCGGGCTGGCGTATGTTGTCATCGTGATCCTGATTGCGGTGTTCGCCAACTTTATTGCGCCGCACAACCCGGCAGAGCAGTTCCGCGATGCGCTGCTGGCGCCGCCGGTCTGGCAGGATGGCGGCAGTTGGGCGCATATTCTGGGAACGGATGATGTTGGTCGCGATGTCCTGTCGCGCCTGATGTATGGCGCGCGTTTGTCACTGCTGGTCGGCTGTCTGGTGGTCGTCCTGTCGCTGGTAATGGGGATTGTTCTCGGCCTGGTCGCGGGTTACTTCGGCGGTCTGGTCGATAACATCATCATGCGTGTTGTCGATATCATGCTGGCCCTGCCGAGCCTGCTGCTGGCGCTGGTGCTGGTGGCAATCTTCGGCCCCTCCATCGGCAACGCTGCGCTGGCGTTGACGTTTGTAGCGCTGCCGCACTATGTTCGTTTGACCCGCGCAGCGGTTCTGGTAGAGGTGAACCGCGATTATGTTACCGCCTCCCGCGTGGCGGGCGCAGGCGCGATGCGTCAGATGTTCGTCAATATTTTCCCGAACTGCCTTGCGCCGCTGATCGTTCAGGCGTCGCTCGGTTTTTCTAACGCTATTCTCGATATGGCCGCCCTCGGCTTTCTTGGCATGGGCGCGCAGCCGCCAACGCCGGAGTGGGGCACCATGCTCTCTGACGTGCTGCAGTTCGCGCAAAGCGCCTGGTGGGTCGTGACCTTCCCGGGGCTGGCGATTCTGCTGACGGTGCTGGCATTTAACCTGATGGGTGACGGTCTGCGTGACGCGCTCGATCCCAAACTGAAGCAGTAA
- the tag gene encoding 3-methyl-adenine DNA glycosylase I, constitutive, producing the protein MQRCGWVSQEPLYIAYHDNEWGIPEKDGRKLLEMICLEGQQAGLSWITVLKKRENYRACFHQFDPVRVAAMQEEDVERLLQNTGIIRHRGKIQAIIGNARAYLAMEQNGEPFADFVWSFVDGQPQITQATSLDEIPTSTPASDALAKALKKRGFKFVGTTICYSFMQACGLVNDHITGCFRHPGEKHDSPIPK; encoded by the coding sequence ATGCAGCGTTGCGGCTGGGTCAGTCAGGAGCCCCTTTATATCGCCTATCATGACAACGAGTGGGGCATACCGGAAAAGGATGGCAGAAAGTTGTTGGAAATGATCTGCCTTGAAGGTCAACAGGCCGGTTTATCCTGGATCACCGTGCTTAAAAAACGAGAGAACTATCGCGCCTGTTTTCATCAGTTTGATCCCGTTCGCGTGGCTGCTATGCAGGAGGAGGACGTTGAACGCCTGCTACAGAATACGGGCATCATACGGCATCGCGGGAAAATTCAGGCCATCATCGGCAACGCCCGCGCGTATCTCGCGATGGAGCAAAACGGCGAACCTTTCGCCGATTTTGTCTGGTCATTCGTTGATGGCCAGCCGCAGATTACCCAGGCGACCAGCCTGGATGAGATCCCTACTTCAACACCAGCGTCCGATGCGCTTGCTAAGGCATTGAAAAAGCGCGGTTTCAAGTTTGTCGGTACGACTATCTGTTACTCCTTTATGCAGGCGTGCGGACTGGTCAACGACCATATTACCGGCTGTTTTCGCCATCCGGGAGAAAAACATGATTCGCCAATCCCAAAGTGA
- the torZ gene encoding biotin sulfoxide reductase, whose amino-acid sequence MTHAPSRHSILTAAHWGPLRVETDGERIFASYGELPTAHQNSLQTVVHDQVHSKTRVRFPMVRKGFLASPDKPQGVRGQDEFVRVSWDDALDLIHAQHKRIRESYGPSSIFAGSYGWRSNGVLHKAATLLQRYMALAGGYTGHLGDYSTGAAQAIMPYVVGGNEVYQQQTSWPVVLEHSDVVVLWSANPLNTLKIAWNASDEQGLDYFAALRKSGKRLICIDPMRSESVDFFGDKMEWIAPHMGTDVALMLGIAHTLVENGWQDETFLARCTTGYERFADYLLGGTDGMAKTAEWAAEICGVSAVKIRELAEIFHHNTTMLMAGWGMQRQQFGEQKHWMVVTLAAMLGQIGTPGGGFGFSYHFANGGNPTRRAAVLASMQGSIPGGVDAVDKIPVARIVDALENPGGFYQHNGMDCRFPDIRFIWWAGGANFTHHQDTNRLIRAWQKPELVVISECFWTAAAKHADIVLPATTSYERNDLTMTGDYSHQHLAPMKQVVPPQWEARNDFDVFAELSERWESGGYARFTEGKSELAWLETFYNIAAQRGASQGVTLPPFTEFWQANRLLEMPENPVNAQFVRFADFRRDPDNHPLKTASGKIEIYSAHIASYGYADCPGHPMWLVPDEWHGNADAGQVQLLSAHPAHRLHSQLNYSSLRERYAVAGREPVTIHPQDATGRGIVDGDTVRVWNHRGQILAGAVVTEGIRPGVICIHEGAWPDPEPTASGICKNGAVNVLTKDLPSSRLGNGCAGNTALVWFEKYTGPALPLTAFDPPANS is encoded by the coding sequence TTGACTCACGCACCATCGCGCCATTCAATATTGACCGCCGCACACTGGGGGCCACTCCGCGTTGAAACCGACGGAGAACGTATTTTTGCCTCGTATGGCGAACTCCCGACGGCACACCAGAACTCCCTGCAAACCGTTGTGCATGACCAGGTACACAGTAAAACGCGGGTTCGCTTTCCGATGGTGCGTAAAGGGTTTCTGGCTTCGCCCGATAAGCCGCAAGGCGTACGCGGGCAGGATGAGTTTGTTCGCGTAAGTTGGGATGACGCGCTGGATCTGATCCACGCTCAGCACAAACGTATTCGCGAAAGTTATGGACCGTCGTCCATCTTCGCCGGTTCCTACGGTTGGCGCTCGAACGGCGTATTGCATAAAGCGGCCACGCTATTACAGCGTTATATGGCGCTGGCAGGGGGATATACCGGCCATCTTGGCGATTATTCCACCGGCGCGGCGCAGGCTATCATGCCTTATGTGGTGGGCGGCAACGAGGTTTACCAGCAGCAGACTAGTTGGCCGGTGGTGCTGGAACACAGCGATGTCGTGGTGCTCTGGAGCGCGAATCCGCTTAATACTCTGAAAATTGCCTGGAACGCCTCGGATGAACAGGGTCTCGATTATTTTGCGGCATTACGAAAAAGCGGTAAACGCCTGATCTGCATCGACCCAATGCGTTCGGAAAGCGTCGATTTTTTTGGCGATAAGATGGAGTGGATCGCCCCGCATATGGGTACCGATGTGGCGCTAATGTTAGGGATCGCCCATACGCTGGTGGAAAATGGTTGGCAGGATGAGACGTTTCTTGCTCGCTGCACGACGGGTTATGAGCGCTTCGCCGACTATCTTTTGGGCGGGACCGACGGTATGGCCAAAACAGCGGAATGGGCGGCGGAAATTTGCGGCGTTTCTGCGGTGAAAATCCGTGAACTGGCGGAAATATTTCATCATAACACCACCATGCTGATGGCCGGCTGGGGAATGCAGCGTCAGCAGTTTGGCGAGCAAAAACACTGGATGGTCGTAACGCTTGCCGCGATGCTGGGACAAATTGGTACGCCAGGCGGCGGGTTTGGTTTTTCTTATCACTTTGCTAACGGCGGCAACCCGACGCGCCGCGCCGCTGTGTTAGCGTCGATGCAGGGGAGCATCCCGGGCGGCGTTGATGCGGTAGATAAAATACCGGTGGCGCGTATTGTCGATGCGCTGGAAAACCCCGGTGGGTTTTACCAGCACAATGGTATGGATTGCCGCTTCCCGGATATACGTTTTATCTGGTGGGCGGGCGGCGCGAACTTCACCCATCATCAGGACACTAATCGTCTGATTCGCGCGTGGCAAAAACCGGAGCTGGTCGTCATCTCTGAATGTTTCTGGACGGCCGCGGCGAAACATGCGGATATTGTTCTGCCCGCAACCACCAGCTATGAACGTAACGATCTGACCATGACTGGCGACTATAGCCATCAGCATTTGGCGCCGATGAAGCAGGTAGTGCCGCCTCAGTGGGAGGCGCGGAATGATTTTGATGTTTTTGCCGAACTGAGTGAACGATGGGAATCCGGCGGTTACGCACGGTTCACCGAAGGAAAAAGTGAGCTGGCGTGGCTGGAGACCTTCTACAATATTGCCGCCCAGCGTGGCGCCAGCCAGGGGGTGACTTTGCCGCCATTTACCGAATTCTGGCAGGCTAACCGTTTACTGGAAATGCCGGAAAATCCCGTCAACGCGCAGTTTGTGCGCTTTGCGGATTTCCGCCGCGATCCTGATAATCATCCGCTAAAAACGGCCAGCGGTAAAATCGAAATCTATTCTGCGCACATTGCCAGCTATGGTTACGCGGATTGTCCCGGCCATCCGATGTGGCTTGTGCCGGATGAGTGGCACGGTAACGCCGACGCGGGACAGGTTCAGCTACTTTCCGCACATCCGGCGCACCGCCTGCATAGCCAGCTTAACTACAGTTCGTTACGGGAACGCTATGCGGTCGCGGGACGCGAACCGGTGACGATTCATCCGCAGGATGCGACAGGGCGCGGAATCGTTGATGGCGATACGGTACGCGTCTGGAATCATCGCGGACAGATTCTGGCGGGCGCGGTCGTTACCGAAGGGATTCGGCCCGGCGTCATCTGTATTCACGAAGGCGCATGGCCAGACCCTGAACCTACCGCAAGCGGTATATGTAAAAACGGCGCGGTAAACGTCCTGACAAAAGATCTTCCCAGCTCCCGACTGGGGAACGGTTGTGCGGGCAACACCGCGCTGGTCTGGTTTGAGAAATATACCGGCCCGGCGTTACCGCTTACAGCGTTTGATCCGCCTGCCAACTCATAA
- the eptB gene encoding Phosphoethanolamine transferase specific forthe outer Kdo residue of lipopolysaccharide: MRYIKSMTQQKLSFLLALYIGLFMNCAVFYRRFGSYAQEFTIWKGLSAVVELGATVLVTFFLLRLLSLFGRRVWRVLATLVVLFSAGASYYMTFLNVVIGYGIIASVMTTDIDLSKEVVGLHFVLWLIVVSALPLIFIWSNRCRYTLLRQLRTPGQRFRSAAAVALAGVMVWAPIRLLDVQQKKVERATGVDLPSYGGVVANSYLPSNWLSALGLYAWAQVDESSDNNSLINPAKKFTYVAPKDNDDTYVVFIIGETTRWDHMGIFGYERNTTPKLAQEKNLAAFRGYSCDTATKLSLRCMFVREGGADNNPQRTLKEQNVFAVLKQLGFSSDLYAMQSEMWFYSNTMADNISYREQIGAEPRNRGKTVDDMLLIDEMQTSLAQNPEGKHLIILHTKGSHFNYTQRYPRSYAQWKPECVGVDSGCTKAQMINSYDNSVTYVDHFITSVFDQLRNKKAIVFYAADHGESINEREHLHGTPRNMAPPEQFRVPMLVWMSDKYLANPQYAQMFAHLKQQAEIKVPRRHVELYDTIMGCLGYTSPNGGINQNNNWCHIPDAQNVAMK; the protein is encoded by the coding sequence ATGAGATACATTAAATCGATGACGCAGCAGAAACTGAGTTTCTTGCTCGCGCTCTATATCGGTCTGTTTATGAATTGCGCTGTGTTTTACCGCCGTTTTGGTAGCTATGCGCAAGAGTTTACCATTTGGAAAGGACTCTCTGCGGTTGTCGAACTTGGCGCCACGGTGCTGGTGACGTTCTTCTTACTGCGCCTTCTTTCGCTGTTTGGCCGACGAGTCTGGCGCGTACTGGCCACGCTGGTGGTGCTGTTTTCCGCTGGCGCCAGTTATTACATGACCTTCCTGAACGTGGTGATTGGCTACGGCATTATTGCGTCTGTTATGACCACCGACATCGACCTCTCGAAAGAGGTCGTGGGTCTGCACTTCGTATTATGGCTGATTGTCGTGAGCGCGCTTCCGCTAATCTTCATCTGGAGTAACCGTTGTCGCTATACGTTGTTGCGTCAGTTGCGTACGCCGGGGCAGCGTTTTCGCAGCGCCGCTGCGGTGGCGCTTGCAGGCGTGATGGTGTGGGCGCCTATCCGCTTGCTGGATGTACAGCAGAAAAAAGTTGAGCGGGCGACAGGAGTCGATTTACCCAGCTATGGCGGCGTGGTGGCGAACTCCTACTTGCCCTCAAACTGGTTATCTGCGCTAGGGCTGTATGCGTGGGCGCAGGTGGATGAGTCGTCGGACAATAATTCATTAATAAACCCGGCAAAGAAATTTACCTATGTTGCGCCAAAAGATAATGATGATACCTACGTTGTTTTTATTATCGGTGAAACCACCCGCTGGGATCATATGGGGATTTTCGGCTACGAGCGTAATACCACGCCGAAGCTGGCGCAGGAAAAAAATCTGGCGGCGTTTCGCGGGTATTCCTGCGATACCGCGACGAAGCTTTCGTTACGCTGCATGTTTGTAAGGGAAGGCGGCGCTGATAATAACCCGCAGCGTACGCTAAAAGAGCAGAATGTTTTTGCCGTACTCAAACAGCTCGGGTTCAGCTCCGATCTGTACGCCATGCAGAGCGAGATGTGGTTCTATAGCAATACTATGGCGGACAATATCTCCTACCGCGAGCAGATCGGCGCGGAGCCGCGTAATCGTGGGAAAACGGTTGATGACATGCTGTTGATTGATGAGATGCAGACCTCGCTTGCCCAGAATCCAGAGGGTAAGCACCTGATTATCCTGCATACCAAAGGGTCGCATTTTAACTATACGCAACGTTATCCGCGTAGCTATGCTCAGTGGAAGCCTGAGTGTGTTGGGGTGGATAGCGGTTGCACGAAAGCGCAGATGATCAACTCTTATGACAACTCCGTGACCTATGTTGATCATTTTATTACCAGCGTGTTCGATCAGCTACGTAATAAAAAAGCGATTGTGTTCTACGCGGCTGACCATGGCGAGTCGATTAACGAGCGTGAACATTTGCACGGTACGCCGCGTAACATGGCGCCGCCGGAGCAATTCCGCGTTCCGATGTTGGTATGGATGTCGGATAAATACCTTGCCAATCCACAGTATGCGCAGATGTTCGCTCACCTGAAACAACAGGCGGAGATCAAAGTGCCGCGGCGTCATGTGGAACTGTACGACACGATAATGGGCTGCCTGGGATACACGTCGCCGAATGGCGGCATTAACCAGAATAACAACTGGTGCCATATTCCCGATGCGCAGAACGTCGCCATGAAGTAA
- the dppB gene encoding dipeptide transporter permease DppB → MLQFILRRLGLVIPTFIGITLLTFAFVHMIPGDPVMIMAGERGISPERHAQLLAELGLDKPMWQQYLHYIWGVMHGDLGISLKSRIPVWDEFVPRFKATLELGVCAMIFATAVGIPVGVLAAVKRGSIFDHTAVGLALTGYSMPIFWWGMMLIMLVSVHWNLTPVSGRVSDMVFLDDTNPLTGFMLIDTAIWGEEGNFIDALAHMILPAMVLGTIPLAVIVRMTRSSMLEVLGEDYIRTARAKGLTRMRVIIIHALRNAMLPVVTVIGLQVGTLLAGAILTETIFSWPGLGRWLIDALQRRDYPVVQGGVLLVATMIILVNLLVDLLYGVVNPRIRHKK, encoded by the coding sequence ATGTTGCAGTTCATTCTCCGACGTTTGGGACTCGTCATCCCAACGTTTATCGGTATTACCCTTCTCACCTTTGCCTTTGTCCATATGATCCCGGGCGATCCGGTGATGATCATGGCGGGTGAGCGAGGTATCTCCCCTGAGCGTCATGCTCAACTGCTGGCTGAACTCGGTCTTGATAAACCGATGTGGCAGCAGTACCTCCATTATATCTGGGGGGTTATGCATGGCGATTTAGGTATTTCGCTGAAAAGCCGCATCCCCGTATGGGATGAGTTTGTGCCCCGCTTTAAAGCGACGCTGGAACTTGGCGTCTGCGCCATGATTTTCGCCACTGCGGTGGGAATTCCGGTTGGCGTACTGGCTGCCGTCAAACGCGGCTCTATTTTCGACCATACTGCCGTTGGCCTGGCGCTGACCGGTTACTCTATGCCGATCTTCTGGTGGGGCATGATGCTGATTATGCTGGTCTCCGTCCACTGGAACCTGACGCCGGTTTCCGGGCGCGTGAGCGATATGGTGTTTCTTGATGACACCAATCCATTGACTGGCTTTATGCTGATCGACACCGCTATCTGGGGCGAAGAGGGTAACTTTATTGATGCGCTGGCGCATATGATCCTGCCTGCGATGGTGCTCGGCACAATCCCGCTGGCCGTCATTGTGCGTATGACCCGTTCCTCGATGCTGGAAGTGTTGGGGGAGGATTACATCCGTACCGCGCGCGCCAAAGGGTTGACCAGAATGCGGGTTATTATCATCCATGCTCTGCGTAACGCCATGCTGCCGGTTGTCACCGTGATTGGCCTGCAGGTCGGGACGCTGTTGGCAGGCGCGATTCTGACAGAAACTATCTTCTCGTGGCCCGGTCTGGGGCGCTGGCTGATCGATGCGCTACAACGCCGCGATTATCCGGTAGTTCAGGGCGGCGTGTTACTGGTAGCGACGATGATTATTCTCGTCAACCTGCTGGTAGATCTGCTGTACGGCGTGGTGAACCCGCGTATTCGGCATAAGAAGTAA
- the yiaD gene encoding outer membrane protein, giving the protein MKKRVFVIAAIVSGALAVSGCTTNPYTGEREAGKSGIGAGIGSLVGAGIGALSSSKKDRGKGALIGAAAGAALGGGVGYYMDVQEAKLRDKMRGTGVSVTRSGDNIILNMPNNVTFDSSSATLKPAGANTLTGVAMVLKEYPKTAVNVVGYTDSTGSHDLNMRLSQQRADSVASSLITQGVNASRIRTSGMGPANPIASNSTAEGKAQNRRVEITLSPLQ; this is encoded by the coding sequence ATGAAAAAACGTGTATTTGTGATTGCTGCCATCGTGAGCGGCGCCCTGGCGGTATCTGGCTGCACAACAAACCCTTACACCGGCGAACGCGAAGCAGGTAAATCCGGCATTGGCGCGGGTATCGGATCGCTGGTCGGCGCAGGCATCGGCGCGCTTTCCTCCTCTAAAAAAGATCGCGGTAAAGGCGCGCTGATTGGCGCGGCGGCGGGCGCGGCGCTGGGCGGCGGCGTCGGTTACTACATGGACGTACAGGAAGCGAAACTGCGCGACAAAATGCGGGGTACTGGCGTTAGCGTGACGCGAAGCGGCGATAATATCATTCTGAATATGCCGAATAACGTCACCTTCGACAGCAGTAGTGCGACGCTGAAACCGGCAGGCGCTAACACGCTGACCGGCGTAGCGATGGTGCTGAAAGAGTATCCCAAGACCGCCGTCAATGTGGTGGGCTATACCGACAGTACCGGCAGCCACGATCTGAATATGCGTCTGTCGCAGCAGCGTGCTGACTCCGTCGCCAGCTCGCTGATCACCCAGGGCGTCAACGCCAGCCGCATCCGTACCAGCGGAATGGGCCCGGCGAATCCGATCGCCAGCAACAGTACGGCAGAAGGTAAGGCGCAAAACCGCCGCGTCGAAATTACCTTGAGCCCATTGCAGTAA
- the dppA gene encoding peptide ABC transporter substrate-binding protein, which produces MSISLKKSGMLKLGLSLVAMTVAASVQAKTLVYCSEGSPEGFNPQLFTSGTTYDASSVPIYNRLVEFKIGTTEVIPALAEKWDISEDGKTYTFHLRKGVKWQSSKDFKPTREMNADDVVFSFDRQKNAQNPYHKVSGGSYEYFEGMGLPDLISEVKKVDDHTVQFVLTRPEAPFLADLAMDFASILSKEYADNMLKAGTPEKVDLNPVGTGPFQLVQYQKDSRILYKAFDGYWGTKPKIDRLVFSITPDASVRYAKLQKNECQVMPYPNPADIARMKQDKNINLMEQAGLNVGYLSYNVQKKPLDNVKVRQALTYAVNKEAIIEAVYQGAGVAAKNLIPPTMWGYNDDVKDYAYDPEKAKALLKEAGLEKGFAIDLWAMPVQRPYNPNARRMAEMIQADWAKIGVQAKIVTYEWGEYLKRAKDGEHQTVMMGWTGDNGDPDNFFATLFSCDAAQQGSNYSKWCYKPFEDLIQPARATDDHNKRIELYKQAQVVMHDQAPALIIAHSTVYEPVRKEVKGYVVDPLGKHHFENVSVE; this is translated from the coding sequence ATGAGTATTTCCTTGAAGAAGTCAGGGATGCTGAAGCTTGGTCTGAGCCTCGTGGCAATGACCGTTGCAGCAAGCGTACAGGCTAAAACTCTGGTTTATTGTTCAGAAGGATCTCCCGAAGGGTTCAACCCGCAGTTATTTACTTCCGGCACCACTTATGACGCCAGCTCTGTGCCCATCTACAACCGTCTGGTGGAATTCAAAATCGGCACTACGGAAGTGATCCCGGCTCTTGCTGAGAAGTGGGATATCAGCGAAGACGGTAAAACCTATACGTTCCACCTGCGTAAAGGGGTGAAATGGCAATCCAGCAAGGATTTCAAACCCACGCGCGAGATGAATGCCGATGATGTCGTGTTCTCTTTCGACCGACAGAAAAACGCGCAGAACCCGTATCATAAAGTGTCTGGCGGCAGCTATGAGTACTTTGAAGGTATGGGGCTGCCGGATCTGATTAGCGAAGTGAAGAAAGTAGACGACCACACCGTGCAGTTTGTGCTGACGCGTCCGGAAGCGCCGTTCCTCGCCGATTTAGCGATGGACTTCGCCTCTATTCTTTCTAAAGAATATGCTGACAATATGCTGAAAGCCGGTACGCCGGAAAAAGTGGATCTGAACCCGGTGGGCACTGGCCCGTTCCAACTGGTGCAGTATCAGAAAGACTCCCGCATCCTTTACAAAGCCTTTGACGGCTACTGGGGCACCAAGCCGAAAATCGATCGCCTGGTTTTCTCTATTACGCCTGACGCTTCTGTGCGTTACGCTAAACTGCAGAAAAATGAATGCCAGGTGATGCCGTATCCGAACCCGGCTGACATCGCCCGTATGAAGCAGGATAAAAACATCAACCTGATGGAGCAGGCGGGTCTGAACGTTGGCTATCTCTCTTATAACGTGCAGAAAAAACCGCTGGATAACGTCAAAGTTCGCCAGGCGTTGACGTATGCAGTGAATAAAGAGGCGATCATCGAAGCCGTGTATCAGGGGGCGGGCGTTGCCGCGAAAAACCTGATCCCGCCGACAATGTGGGGCTATAACGACGATGTTAAAGACTACGCCTACGATCCGGAAAAAGCGAAGGCTCTGCTGAAAGAAGCCGGTCTGGAAAAAGGCTTTGCCATCGATCTGTGGGCAATGCCGGTACAGCGTCCCTATAACCCGAACGCGCGCCGTATGGCGGAAATGATTCAGGCGGACTGGGCGAAGATTGGCGTTCAGGCCAAAATCGTTACCTATGAATGGGGCGAATATCTCAAGCGCGCTAAAGATGGCGAACATCAGACGGTGATGATGGGCTGGACCGGCGATAACGGCGATCCGGATAACTTCTTCGCCACTCTGTTCAGTTGTGATGCCGCGCAGCAAGGCTCTAACTATTCAAAATGGTGCTACAAGCCGTTTGAAGATCTGATTCAGCCAGCGCGTGCGACCGATGACCACAACAAGCGTATTGAACTCTATAAACAGGCCCAGGTTGTGATGCATGACCAGGCGCCGGCGCTGATCATCGCTCACTCCACGGTTTATGAGCCAGTACGTAAAGAAGTTAAAGGCTATGTGGTTGATCCGCTGGGCAAACATCACTTCGAAAACGTCTCTGTCGAATAA
- the yiaC gene encoding acetyltransferase yields MIRQSQSEDMASILALWMKSTIYAHPFIEERYWHESEAIVRDVYLPAAQTWVWEENGLLKGFVSMLEARFVGALFVAPDALRHGIGKALLEYVQQRFPLLSLEVYQKNQSAVNFYHALGFRIEDSAWQEDTCHPTWIMSWQADQTL; encoded by the coding sequence ATGATTCGCCAATCCCAAAGTGAAGACATGGCGTCTATTCTGGCGCTGTGGATGAAAAGTACCATTTATGCCCATCCCTTTATTGAAGAACGTTACTGGCACGAGAGCGAAGCGATTGTACGCGACGTCTATTTACCCGCCGCGCAAACCTGGGTATGGGAGGAAAATGGATTACTGAAAGGCTTCGTCAGCATGCTGGAAGCCCGTTTTGTCGGGGCGCTGTTTGTCGCCCCCGACGCGTTAAGACACGGTATTGGTAAAGCTCTGCTGGAGTATGTGCAGCAACGTTTTCCGCTGCTGAGCCTGGAGGTTTATCAGAAAAACCAATCAGCCGTAAACTTCTACCATGCGCTCGGTTTCCGTATTGAAGATAGCGCCTGGCAAGAGGATACTTGCCATCCCACCTGGATTATGAGTTGGCAGGCGGATCAAACGCTGTAA
- the lip-1 gene encoding Putative lipase, which yields MIVKKRRGRRTLRRLAGLMACSFFINTAYAWQQEYIAEAVPGHTTERYTWDSDHQPSYNDILAERIQFTQNTVGPVLSLADDTPLDATSGISMGWNFPLSRRVTTGPVAALHYDGSNASMYNEYGDSATTLTLTDPLWHASVSTLGWRVNSQFGDVHPWAQISYNQQFGENIWKAQSGLSRMTAVNQEGNWLDVTVGADMLLNRHLAAYAAFSQAENSATDSDYLYTLGVSARF from the coding sequence ATGATTGTAAAAAAACGCCGTGGTCGCCGGACATTGCGTCGTCTGGCGGGCCTTATGGCCTGCTCGTTTTTTATCAATACAGCATATGCCTGGCAACAAGAATATATCGCTGAAGCGGTTCCGGGGCATACGACGGAACGCTATACCTGGGACAGCGATCACCAACCGAGTTACAACGACATTCTGGCCGAACGCATTCAGTTTACGCAAAACACGGTTGGGCCGGTACTTAGCCTGGCGGATGACACCCCGCTTGATGCGACCAGCGGTATCAGTATGGGCTGGAACTTTCCGCTTTCCCGGCGCGTGACCACCGGGCCGGTAGCGGCGCTGCATTACGACGGTTCGAATGCTTCAATGTATAACGAATATGGTGATAGCGCGACGACATTAACGCTCACCGATCCGTTATGGCATGCCAGCGTCAGTACGTTAGGCTGGCGGGTAAACTCGCAGTTCGGCGATGTCCATCCCTGGGCGCAAATCAGCTATAACCAGCAGTTTGGGGAAAATATCTGGAAGGCGCAGTCCGGATTGAGCCGTATGACCGCAGTAAACCAGGAGGGAAACTGGCTGGATGTGACCGTAGGCGCGGATATGTTACTTAACCGGCACCTGGCGGCGTATGCAGCGTTTTCCCAGGCGGAAAATAGCGCTACGGATAGTGATTATTTGTATACCCTGGGAGTGAGCGCCCGCTTTTAA